The Hyphomicrobium sp. 99 genome contains the following window.
CGCGATGGATGGCATGTATCGCCACCAGCGCTACATCTACGATCTGACGCGCCGCTACTATCTCCTCGGCCGCGATCAGCTGATTGAAGAGATCAGGCCGCCGGTCGCCGGATCGGTGCTCGAGATCGGATGCGGAACGGCGCGCAACCTGCTGCGCGCCGCGCACCTCTATCCGGCCGTGCAGTTCTACGGTCTCGACGTATCCGAAGAGATGCTGAAAACGGCACGCGCCGCCATCGATCGCAGCCCCGCCCGGGATGCCATATCGGTCGCGCAGGCCGACGCCACGACGTTTTCCGCGGCGGAACTCTTCGGCGTCAAAAAGTTCGACAGGATTTTCATTTCCTACGCGCTGTCGATGATTCCGCCCTGGGAAGCCGTGATCGACCGCGCCATCCTGCAGCTCGCCCCGCGTGGAGAACTGCACATCGTCGATTTCGGCACAATGCAATCGATGCCTAAGCTTCCGCGCAGCGCCATGCGCGCATGGCTCGCCCGTTTCAGCGTCACACCGCGGCTTGATCTCGAAAGCGTCGTTCGTGAAGCCGCAAAACACCATGGCCGAACGGCAGCGTTCAGTCAGGGCCGCTTCGATTACTCCGCGCTCGCGCGCATCGGCGCCAAAATCTGATCGGCTTCTTTGACGCTCAGCTGAGGCCCGGCCCGCGCAGCTCCCTGAGCGCAGATTCAATGCGCCGCCAATCGTCAGCGAGCTTCTTATCTCCGGTCTGAGCGTACCGCCGCACCATCTCCGCCGCCTCCGCCAGCGCCTTGGGTCCGTGAGATCCATAGAGCTTGCGGGCATGATCATGGATTTCGACCGCATTCATGGCTGAGCCTCCTCGGCTATTCCAATGTTCGACGAACTTCGTCGTCTGCTCTCAATCCCCTCAAATCAGGAACCGCCCATGAGGTTCCCCATCACGTTCACCAGCTCAGCCCCGTTTAAGACCCGCGCAAAAGCCCCGGCTCTCGCTGCCGGGGCTTCCGTCGAAAGAGTGACCCCAAAGATCCTTTAAGAAGCACTTGAAGTTGTAGTCGCAGCCTCTGAAGGCCCGGCAGCCCCATTGGCGACGATCGCAGCGACCAACGGTTTGTCTTCAGCTGGGATTTCGATCGCAGCCGCTGGTGCTTCCGTTGCCTCAGACGCTTCAGGCGCAGCAGCTTCCGCTGCCGGTGCCTCAGGCTCCGCAGCCGGCTCGGCAGCTGCAGCTTCAGCCGCAGGAGCTTCCGCGACCGGAGCCTCCTCCGCCGGAGCCTCAGATGCTGGCGCCGCTTCCTCGGCAACAGCTTCGGCGACCGGCGCCTCAGAAGATGCCTCGGCCGCGGGTGCCTCTTCGGCAGCGACCTCGGCTGGCGCTTGAGCAGCCTCAGCGGCCACCTCGGCTGCAGCCTCCGGAGCTGCCTCAGGAGCGGCTTCCGCGACAGCCCCCTCTGCGGCAGCTTCTGCTGGAGCAGCCGCCTCTACGGCCTCTGCAGCGGCTTCTGGAGCGGCTTCAGCAGCCGCCTCAGCCACAACCTCCGGAGCTGCCTCAGCCGCCGGTTCAGCGGCAGCGGCTGGCGCCTCTGCAGCAGCAGATGGACTGATTAC
Protein-coding sequences here:
- a CDS encoding class I SAM-dependent methyltransferase encodes the protein MTSAMTDTAASAMDGMYRHQRYIYDLTRRYYLLGRDQLIEEIRPPVAGSVLEIGCGTARNLLRAAHLYPAVQFYGLDVSEEMLKTARAAIDRSPARDAISVAQADATTFSAAELFGVKKFDRIFISYALSMIPPWEAVIDRAILQLAPRGELHIVDFGTMQSMPKLPRSAMRAWLARFSVTPRLDLESVVREAAKHHGRTAAFSQGRFDYSALARIGAKI